The Leptolyngbya iicbica LK DNA window AATCGCGGGTAATGCCGGAGGGATGCCCGGTGAACAAAAACCAGGCGCGACCTTTGAGCAACCCCTGGGCGTTGAGCAAAAGTTGGCGGGCCACGGCGGGGTCTTGCTTGTCGAGGTCGTCGATCGCGATAATCACCCGGTCGTGTTTCGCCATGGCCCGTTCCAGCAGGTCTTCGAAGCTGAGGTTGGGGAACTGGGGCGCTTCGGGATTGACGCGCTGTTCTTCGACGGTGCCCTGAAACACCATGTTGGCCCCGGCGGTGGTGGTGCGGTTGTAGAGGTCGCGATCTGGCCGCAGCCCCAGCCGATTGAGCTGAAACTGTGCCCAGTCGTCGTGGGGCATTTCGCGGGCGAGGGCGATGAGGGCGGCGGTGGCGAGGTCGGTGTGGGGTTCCAGCTTGATGGAAGCGGTGAGGACGCGATCGCCCAGGTTGCGATCGTACCCTTCGAGCACTTCCCGCACGAAGGCGGTTTTGCCGATGCCGATCCAGCCGTAGACGAGGATGGATTTGGCATCGCGGCTGCTGAACTGATTGATCACCTGGCTCAGCTCATCCCGCCGCCCGGTGAAGACCTGACTCAACTGCTGGAGCTTTTCGGCACTTTCGGCGAAGGGGAGCGCTGTTAGGTTCCACTGCTCGTATAGGTCATCTTTAGCCTGAAAGAGATCGTCAAAGGTGCTCATAGAGGTTGTTTCTTCTTCACCTTTTGGGCCAGTTCATAAGTGGCTTGGGCTTCTTGCAGACGAGTGGGCTGATCGAGCAGGCGATACAGGTCGCAAGCCTGCCGTAGCTCCGCCAGGGCGTCCTCCACAAAGTTGAGCCGCAACAGCAACCGTCCCAGCCCGGTGCGGCAGTTGGCCTCGCCCAGGGGGTTGGCCTCGGCCTGATAGAGCCGCAGGGCATCGCGAAAGTACAGCCGCGACTTGTCGAAGTTGCCCATGAGGTAGTGGGTGCGGGCCATTTGTTGCAGGGCGTCGGCGCGGCCCAGGCGACTCGCAGCCTCGCGATAGGTGTGCAGGCTGGCTTCCAGGTGGGCCAACCCCTCGTACCACGCGCCGTCTTGGGTGCGGGCAATGCCGAGTCGATATTGGCTATCGGCGGCTTTTTCAATAGCAAAAAGCTTTATCTTAGGCGAGGAGGTGGCATCAGCAGCGCGACGGTAGGCGGCCTCAGCCCAGACTAGATCTTGCGGATCATGGTGCAGGCTGTAGCGATAGTCGTATACGGTACCTAGGGTGTAGTAAAAACAGGCATCGCCATCAGTGTCGCCTCTAGCAGTAAAAGTGCTCGCTCGC harbors:
- a CDS encoding tetratricopeptide repeat protein, whose protein sequence is MALESPSPHFTPTPEAVAYLQRVSRLAASGQKPSEAVDLRELETETLSWAFSALIGEQLKRLKISGENTGLDELIERASTFTARGDTDGDACFYYTLGTVYDYRYSLHHDPQDLVWAEAAYRRAADATSSPKIKLFAIEKAADSQYRLGIARTQDGAWYEGLAHLEASLHTYREAASRLGRADALQQMARTHYLMGNFDKSRLYFRDALRLYQAEANPLGEANCRTGLGRLLLRLNFVEDALAELRQACDLYRLLDQPTRLQEAQATYELAQKVKKKQPL
- a CDS encoding AAA family ATPase gives rise to the protein MSTFDDLFQAKDDLYEQWNLTALPFAESAEKLQQLSQVFTGRRDELSQVINQFSSRDAKSILVYGWIGIGKTAFVREVLEGYDRNLGDRVLTASIKLEPHTDLATAALIALAREMPHDDWAQFQLNRLGLRPDRDLYNRTTTAGANMVFQGTVEEQRVNPEAPQFPNLSFEDLLERAMAKHDRVIIAIDDLDKQDPAVARQLLLNAQGLLKGRAWFLFTGHPSGITRDYLIRDRGLFDLALELGPLDEDTSYTMLKNYLASARRHPPDPDDEAAAVHPFTPATARDICRVAEGVPRWLNRMASYVLLKAVDLKAPQITPEVLQAGLDHARDKLKGQPGLTPQDYYVFEMVLERRILSDDTITLAELEQLKMEAFSEIMPILDKLVAADLLKRLPTERASAYAPMPLLNADAAPPAAPDDPS